Proteins from one Bacteroides zhangwenhongii genomic window:
- a CDS encoding Maf-like protein: MLDNLKKYQIILASNSPRRKELMSGLGVDYVVRTLPDVDESYPNTLAGAEIPEFIAREKADAYRAMMKPGELLVTADTIVWLDGQVLGKPEGREGAVEMLRALSGKSHQVFTGVCLTTTEWQKSFTASSDVLFDVLSDDEIQYYVDCYQPMDKAGAYGVQEWIGYIGVKSISGSFYNIMGLPIQKLYGELKKL, translated from the coding sequence ATGCTTGATAATTTAAAGAAATATCAGATCATATTAGCTTCCAACTCGCCTCGTCGGAAAGAGCTAATGTCGGGTTTGGGAGTGGATTATGTGGTAAGGACTTTACCCGATGTGGATGAATCCTATCCGAATACATTGGCTGGAGCGGAGATACCCGAATTCATAGCCCGTGAAAAGGCGGACGCCTATCGTGCTATGATGAAACCGGGAGAATTATTAGTGACTGCTGATACCATTGTGTGGCTGGATGGTCAGGTTTTGGGCAAACCGGAAGGGAGAGAGGGGGCTGTTGAAATGCTCCGTGCACTTTCGGGGAAATCACATCAGGTTTTCACCGGTGTTTGCCTGACTACTACTGAATGGCAGAAAAGTTTTACCGCATCTTCCGATGTTCTGTTCGATGTCTTGTCTGACGATGAAATACAGTATTATGTCGATTGTTATCAACCTATGGATAAGGCGGGAGCATACGGTGTACAGGAATGGATTGGATATATCGGAGTGAAATCTATTTCCGGTAGCTTCTATAATATAATGGGACTCCCCATACAAAAGCTGTACGGGGAGTTGAAAAAGTTATAA
- a CDS encoding SusC/RagA family TonB-linked outer membrane protein, whose amino-acid sequence MSNYAFVETWRTHQRRASMILGLSLLCAPLCSPAYAEGGVSDTMVQAVMQTKTVRGTVLDETGEPLIGVSVVVKGTNTGTITDFNGNFSINLPVGKNVLVLSYIGYKEQTVTVTGNAPLNLKMIADTQALDEVVVIGYGLVKKRDLTGAVSSVKADDITIAPTSNAMEALQGKIAGMDITKTSGQIDSEPSIILRGSRSIYGSNEPLFIIDGMPGNYNQVNPSDIETVDVLKDASSTAIYGSAGANGVVMITTKRGKQGKATVNFDAYYGFSGTPNYKHGMTGDEWVNYQKEAYAYKNGSLPENMSSVLNNADYTKAYETGKWIDWVDQVSGNTATTQKYSLSVNAGGEKTKVFASLSYNREEGLLANENLNKYQFRLNIDQEIFSWAKVGFTSSLAYQDKNQGVKNTFTKALTSMPLGDAYDENGNINHEFIENQNTPLGDFIEGQYANNTKTTYINSNAYLELTPVKGLSYRSQVSATLSHSRQGQYWGAQCNANRPSYAGSPHAAITNKDGYSYLWENILNYKLTVARDHDFGATFITSWQKNNNESSLASGSGQDLDKWSFWRLTSAKSQHIESDYQQKQQMAYAVRFNYAYKGKYLLNLSNRWDGVSWLSEGHKWDSFFAAALGWRVSDENFMESTKNWLSNLKLRLGYGVTGNSGGITAYSTSTTPIVYSASGVSVGGAVVPFAQYTGTVASLDLGWEKSYNWNIGLDFGLFNNRIDGSVEWFKTKTKGLLYSRTLPITSGLTGWGSPLKMWQNLAETGNHGVEATINSHNIKTKSFTWNTTLSLTWSKEKIESLPDGDLEKESLFEGEPIHSLYGYKYAGIWGTDSDEETMKTYGVKPGFIKIDTVEKDGDGGVHKYSDKDRQVLGHTNPDWIVGLNNTFTFKNLDLSVFAMGRFGQTICSDLLGYYTAEQSVTTNQLAGVDYWTESNQGAYFPRPGTGTEQKTVYTALKYRDGSFIKIKNITLGYTLPKNISQKVLLSKCRVYATMYNPIIWVKDKQLKGTDPETNGSDAFPTYRQFVFGVNLTF is encoded by the coding sequence ATGAGTAATTATGCATTTGTTGAAACATGGAGAACACATCAGAGACGTGCTTCCATGATTTTAGGGCTCTCATTATTGTGCGCCCCCCTGTGCTCTCCCGCTTATGCGGAAGGCGGAGTGTCTGATACTATGGTGCAAGCTGTAATGCAAACAAAGACAGTGAGAGGAACTGTGTTGGATGAAACCGGTGAGCCGCTGATTGGAGTTTCTGTTGTTGTGAAAGGTACGAATACAGGTACGATTACTGATTTTAACGGTAACTTCTCAATTAATCTTCCTGTTGGGAAAAATGTTTTGGTGCTTTCCTATATTGGGTATAAGGAGCAGACAGTGACGGTGACTGGTAACGCTCCATTGAACCTGAAGATGATTGCTGATACGCAGGCATTGGACGAAGTTGTGGTAATCGGCTATGGTTTAGTGAAGAAACGCGACTTGACAGGAGCTGTATCTTCTGTGAAAGCTGATGATATTACGATTGCTCCGACTTCTAATGCAATGGAAGCTCTGCAAGGTAAAATTGCAGGTATGGATATAACTAAGACTAGTGGTCAGATTGATTCAGAACCTTCTATTATTTTGCGTGGTTCTCGTTCCATATATGGCAGTAATGAACCTCTATTCATTATTGATGGTATGCCGGGTAATTATAATCAGGTGAATCCTTCGGATATTGAAACAGTCGATGTGTTGAAAGATGCGTCTTCTACTGCTATTTATGGTTCTGCCGGTGCCAATGGGGTAGTCATGATTACTACTAAACGTGGTAAGCAAGGCAAGGCTACCGTGAATTTTGATGCTTACTATGGTTTTAGCGGAACTCCGAACTATAAGCATGGAATGACTGGTGACGAGTGGGTGAACTATCAGAAAGAGGCTTATGCTTATAAAAATGGTTCGCTTCCGGAAAATATGTCTAGCGTGCTGAATAACGCTGATTATACTAAAGCCTATGAGACAGGAAAGTGGATTGACTGGGTTGACCAAGTATCCGGTAATACGGCTACTACCCAAAAATATAGCTTGTCTGTAAATGCCGGTGGTGAAAAAACCAAAGTTTTTGCTTCTCTTTCTTATAATAGAGAAGAAGGACTTTTGGCTAATGAGAATCTGAATAAATATCAATTTCGCTTGAATATCGATCAAGAAATTTTCAGTTGGGCTAAAGTCGGTTTCACATCCAGCCTTGCTTATCAAGATAAAAATCAAGGGGTGAAGAATACGTTTACCAAAGCTTTAACTTCTATGCCTTTGGGAGATGCTTACGATGAAAATGGAAACATAAACCATGAGTTTATAGAAAATCAAAATACTCCTCTAGGCGACTTTATCGAGGGACAATATGCTAATAATACTAAGACTACTTACATTAATTCGAATGCTTATTTAGAATTGACTCCCGTCAAAGGATTGAGCTATCGTTCGCAAGTGAGTGCCACATTGAGTCATTCGCGTCAAGGTCAGTATTGGGGGGCGCAGTGTAATGCCAACCGTCCATCATATGCAGGCTCTCCTCATGCGGCTATTACCAATAAAGATGGCTACTCGTATCTGTGGGAAAATATTCTCAATTATAAGCTGACGGTGGCACGTGACCATGATTTTGGCGCAACTTTCATCACTTCTTGGCAGAAGAACAATAATGAAAGTTCGTTAGCTTCCGGTAGTGGGCAGGATTTGGATAAGTGGTCATTCTGGAGATTGACTTCCGCCAAGTCACAACACATAGAATCGGATTATCAACAAAAGCAACAGATGGCGTATGCAGTCCGTTTTAATTATGCGTATAAAGGCAAATATCTTTTGAATCTGTCTAATCGTTGGGATGGAGTATCTTGGCTGTCCGAAGGACATAAATGGGACTCTTTCTTTGCTGCTGCATTAGGTTGGAGGGTTTCAGATGAAAATTTTATGGAAAGTACTAAAAATTGGTTAAGTAATTTGAAACTGCGTTTGGGTTATGGTGTCACCGGTAATTCGGGTGGTATTACCGCTTATTCTACCTCCACTACTCCAATTGTTTATTCTGCTAGTGGTGTTTCTGTAGGTGGAGCTGTTGTACCGTTCGCACAATATACAGGCACGGTGGCTAGCCTGGATTTAGGCTGGGAAAAGTCATACAACTGGAATATTGGTCTCGACTTCGGATTATTTAATAACCGTATTGATGGTTCTGTAGAGTGGTTTAAAACAAAAACGAAAGGTTTGTTGTATTCCCGTACACTTCCTATAACTTCGGGCTTGACCGGTTGGGGAAGTCCATTGAAAATGTGGCAGAATTTGGCGGAAACCGGCAATCATGGGGTGGAAGCTACCATTAACTCACATAACATTAAGACCAAATCGTTTACCTGGAATACTACTTTGTCTCTGACTTGGAGCAAAGAGAAAATCGAATCATTGCCTGATGGCGATTTGGAAAAAGAAAGTTTGTTTGAAGGAGAACCTATTCATTCTTTATACGGTTACAAATATGCCGGAATTTGGGGAACAGACAGTGACGAGGAAACAATGAAGACATATGGCGTCAAACCGGGTTTCATCAAGATTGATACGGTGGAAAAAGATGGAGATGGTGGCGTTCATAAGTATAGTGACAAAGACCGTCAGGTTTTGGGACACACTAATCCTGACTGGATTGTTGGCTTGAACAACACATTTACTTTCAAGAATCTAGATTTGTCAGTATTTGCAATGGGACGTTTTGGGCAAACCATTTGCAGTGACTTATTAGGTTATTATACTGCGGAACAGTCTGTAACTACCAATCAGCTAGCTGGCGTGGACTATTGGACGGAATCTAATCAGGGTGCCTATTTCCCACGTCCCGGAACAGGAACGGAACAGAAAACTGTTTATACTGCACTTAAATATCGGGATGGTTCGTTTATTAAGATTAAGAATATCACGCTGGGATATACGTTGCCAAAGAATATTTCCCAAAAGGTATTGTTGTCTAAATGTCGTGTGTATGCCACCATGTATAACCCTATTATTTGGGTGAAAGATAAACAATTGAAGGGTACCGACCCTGAAACGAACGGTTCGGATGCTTTCCCAACTTATCGTCAGTTTGTGTTTGGCGTGAATTTAACATTTTAA
- a CDS encoding RagB/SusD family nutrient uptake outer membrane protein, whose amino-acid sequence MNKTIYKISLSAVAATMLSFQACSLEEVNPGGFLIEDLTLTSEGYTELINQCYFSMERGFYGTDGWMAFTEGDTDLWTYRANDANSYQQFFWFYAGAAANTTYTDNIWNNAYDGIGSCNTAISLADKAPFTTEEERNAKVAEARFLRAVYYFNLVEQFGAVTKLVDVPKLPNYAPTRTEPLEIYKDVIIPDLEFAATWLPVGDHSTTTTPTKKSAMAFLAKACLQTYEYGSIEYLQIALDNAKKLITDCESGGNTYMTYMYPTYAEVFKEDNNFENKEALWKHRWAASSSAHGSSNGNYKLNRNDEYFLCNLTKFGARQDSQESRLTWEGSINGIFMPTQHLLSLYVQTDGTLDPRYHQSFTTEWNANQNYSWTSDDCTNFRKDRSVEGKSLTIGDLAVKFITPQDNDYETEKAKKATSDYLIVDYADVYDAAKKNVIMKNGSNENQLRYFYPSLNKHNSSNYYVASASKKRNGNLNATFIMRMPEVYFIAAEADLYLNGGTNALGYLNKVRLRANAKALQETVDVRTILDERARELCGEYCRFYDLKRTGMLKNKSYLEATHPDLAQYFEPNYALRPISTNFTATISNGAEYQNPGY is encoded by the coding sequence ATGAATAAAACAATATATAAGATTTCGTTGTCTGCCGTTGCAGCAACCATGTTGTCTTTTCAGGCTTGTTCTTTGGAAGAGGTCAATCCGGGTGGTTTCCTCATTGAAGACTTGACACTGACTAGTGAAGGGTATACTGAATTGATTAATCAATGCTATTTTTCCATGGAACGCGGATTTTATGGAACGGATGGATGGATGGCGTTCACAGAAGGAGACACTGATTTGTGGACTTACAGAGCGAATGATGCTAATAGTTATCAACAGTTTTTCTGGTTCTATGCCGGTGCGGCTGCTAATACCACATATACCGATAACATTTGGAACAATGCCTACGATGGCATTGGGTCATGCAATACGGCTATCTCTTTGGCTGATAAAGCTCCTTTTACTACCGAAGAAGAACGGAATGCGAAAGTGGCCGAGGCACGTTTCCTGCGGGCTGTTTACTATTTCAATTTAGTGGAGCAATTTGGAGCTGTCACGAAATTGGTCGATGTGCCTAAGTTGCCGAACTATGCGCCAACACGCACCGAGCCCTTGGAAATCTATAAAGATGTGATTATTCCGGATTTGGAATTTGCCGCAACATGGTTGCCTGTTGGCGATCACTCTACCACTACCACACCGACCAAAAAGTCTGCTATGGCTTTCTTGGCAAAGGCTTGTCTTCAGACGTATGAGTATGGTTCTATTGAGTATCTGCAGATTGCATTGGACAATGCAAAAAAGCTGATAACCGATTGTGAAAGTGGAGGAAATACTTATATGACTTATATGTATCCTACGTATGCGGAGGTGTTCAAAGAAGATAACAATTTTGAAAATAAGGAGGCTCTTTGGAAACATCGTTGGGCTGCTAGTTCTAGCGCGCATGGTTCTAGTAATGGTAATTACAAGTTGAATCGTAACGACGAATATTTCCTTTGTAACCTGACGAAGTTTGGTGCTCGTCAAGATAGTCAGGAAAGTCGTCTGACATGGGAAGGATCTATCAATGGTATCTTTATGCCTACTCAACACTTGCTGAGTCTCTATGTGCAAACTGATGGAACTTTGGATCCCCGTTATCATCAGTCATTTACTACCGAATGGAATGCGAACCAAAACTATTCATGGACTTCTGACGATTGTACTAATTTCCGTAAAGACAGAAGTGTGGAAGGTAAAAGTCTGACCATTGGCGACTTGGCAGTTAAGTTTATCACTCCGCAGGATAATGATTATGAGACAGAAAAAGCTAAAAAAGCAACCTCTGACTATCTGATAGTAGATTATGCTGATGTGTATGACGCAGCGAAGAAAAATGTGATTATGAAGAATGGATCTAATGAAAATCAACTTCGTTATTTTTATCCTTCTCTCAATAAGCATAACAGCAGTAATTATTACGTAGCCAGCGCTTCTAAAAAACGTAATGGTAATTTGAATGCGACATTTATTATGCGTATGCCCGAGGTGTATTTCATTGCTGCCGAAGCAGATCTTTATTTGAATGGAGGAACCAATGCACTTGGTTATCTAAACAAGGTTCGTCTTCGTGCTAATGCAAAGGCACTTCAAGAAACCGTAGACGTGCGTACCATTTTGGATGAACGCGCCCGTGAACTATGTGGAGAATATTGCCGATTTTATGATCTAAAACGCACAGGAATGTTGAAAAATAAATCTTATTTGGAAGCGACACATCCTGATTTAGCACAATATTTTGAACCGAATTACGCACTTCGTCCTATTTCTACTAATTTTACAGCTACCATTTCAAATGGTGCAGAGTATCAGAATCCTGGTTATTAA
- a CDS encoding beta-class carbonic anhydrase gives MIEEILVYNKKFVENKGYESYITNKYPDKKIAILSCMDTRLTALLPAALGIKNGDVKMIKNAGGVISHPFGSVIRSLLVAIFELGVEEIMVIAHSDCGACHMHSEEMIGKMKARGINPDYIDMMRFCGVDFNSWLDGFEDTEKSVRGTVDFIVHHPLIPSDVRVYGFIIDSTTGELTRIV, from the coding sequence ATGATAGAAGAAATATTAGTTTACAACAAAAAATTTGTTGAGAACAAGGGATATGAATCGTATATTACCAATAAATATCCCGATAAGAAAATAGCGATTCTTTCTTGTATGGATACCCGTTTGACAGCATTGCTTCCGGCAGCGTTGGGTATAAAGAACGGCGATGTGAAAATGATAAAAAATGCAGGTGGTGTTATTTCCCATCCTTTTGGTAGCGTGATCCGGAGTTTACTCGTAGCTATCTTTGAACTGGGTGTGGAGGAGATTATGGTGATTGCCCATTCTGACTGTGGGGCTTGCCATATGCATAGTGAGGAGATGATCGGGAAAATGAAAGCACGGGGGATCAATCCGGATTATATTGACATGATGCGTTTCTGCGGAGTAGATTTTAATTCCTGGTTGGACGGTTTTGAAGATACGGAAAAGTCGGTAAGAGGAACTGTTGATTTTATCGTACACCATCCTTTGATTCCTTCGGATGTGAGAGTTTACGGATTTATTATTGATTCTACGACCGGAGAATTGACGAGAATAGTATAA
- a CDS encoding Rossmann-like and DUF2520 domain-containing protein gives MNRSIEDTPIVFIGAGNLATNLAKALYYKGFRIVQVYSRTKASARALAEQVEAGYTTDLQEISKEARLYIVSLKDAAFVELLPQITEGKQDALLVHTAGSIPMSVWEKYAERYGVFYPMQTFSKQREVNFREIPFFVEAKRPEDVELLKAIAATLSDNVYEITSEQRKSLHLAAVFICNFTNHMYALAADLLEKYNLPFDVMLPLIDETARKVHELTPHEAQTGPAVRYDENVISNHLAMLADSPALHEIYKLMSKSIHEHHQL, from the coding sequence ATGAATAGAAGTATAGAAGATACTCCGATTGTGTTTATCGGTGCCGGGAATTTGGCCACTAATCTGGCAAAGGCGCTTTATTACAAAGGTTTTCGTATCGTGCAAGTGTATAGCCGGACGAAAGCATCTGCCCGTGCTTTAGCCGAACAGGTAGAAGCCGGATATACGACGGATTTACAGGAAATATCAAAAGAAGCCCGATTATATATTGTATCTCTGAAAGATGCGGCTTTTGTTGAATTATTGCCTCAGATAACGGAAGGAAAGCAAGATGCGCTGCTGGTACATACGGCGGGCAGTATCCCGATGAGTGTTTGGGAGAAATATGCGGAACGTTATGGAGTGTTTTACCCCATGCAGACTTTCAGTAAGCAACGTGAAGTTAATTTCCGGGAAATACCCTTCTTTGTTGAGGCGAAAAGACCGGAAGATGTGGAACTTCTGAAAGCGATAGCTGCGACTCTTTCGGATAATGTGTACGAGATAACTTCCGAACAGCGTAAGAGTCTTCATTTGGCTGCTGTCTTTATCTGTAATTTTACAAATCATATGTATGCCTTAGCGGCGGATTTGCTTGAAAAGTATAATCTGCCTTTCGATGTCATGCTTCCGTTGATTGATGAGACTGCGCGTAAAGTGCACGAATTGACACCTCATGAGGCACAAACCGGACCGGCAGTGCGTTATGATGAAAATGTGATAAGTAATCATCTTGCTATGTTGGCAGACTCGCCGGCGTTACACGAAATATATAAATTAATGAGTAAAAGTATCCATGAGCACCATCAATTATGA
- a CDS encoding nitroreductase family protein, with the protein MENFSELIKNRRSMRKFTDEELTQDEVVALMKAALMSPSSKRSNSWQFIVVDDKEILKELSHCKEQASSFIADAALAIVVMADPLASDVWIEDAAIASIMIQLQAEDLGLGSCWVQVRERFTATGMPSDEFVHGILDIPLQLQILSVIAIGHKGMERKPFNEEHLQWEKIHINKFGGK; encoded by the coding sequence ATGGAAAATTTCAGTGAATTGATAAAGAACCGTCGCAGTATGCGTAAGTTTACTGATGAAGAACTGACTCAAGATGAGGTGGTTGCCTTGATGAAAGCCGCTTTGATGTCTCCCTCTTCCAAACGCAGTAATAGTTGGCAGTTTATAGTTGTTGATGATAAAGAAATATTAAAAGAACTGTCTCACTGTAAGGAGCAGGCCTCTTCCTTTATTGCTGACGCCGCTTTGGCGATTGTTGTAATGGCTGACCCGTTGGCGAGTGATGTTTGGATTGAAGATGCTGCGATTGCCTCCATTATGATACAGTTACAGGCGGAAGATCTAGGATTGGGAAGTTGCTGGGTACAGGTGCGCGAACGTTTCACAGCCACCGGAATGCCTTCCGACGAATTTGTACATGGAATACTGGATATACCTTTGCAGCTTCAGATTCTGTCCGTTATAGCTATCGGTCACAAAGGAATGGAACGCAAGCCTTTCAATGAAGAACACCTTCAGTGGGAGAAAATTCACATTAATAAGTTTGGAGGAAAATAA
- a CDS encoding KdsC family phosphatase → MSTINYDLSRIKALAFDVDGVLSSTTVPLHPSGEPMRTVNIKDGYAIQLAVKKGLHIAIITGGRTEAVRIRFEGLGVKDLYMGSAVKIHDYHAFRDKYGLSDDEILYMGDDVPDIEVMRECGLPCCPKDAVPEVKSVAKYISYADGGHGCGRDVVEQVLKAHGLWMAQDAFGW, encoded by the coding sequence ATGAGCACCATCAATTATGATTTGTCCCGTATCAAGGCGTTGGCTTTCGATGTTGACGGAGTCTTGAGTTCGACCACAGTTCCCCTGCATCCCTCCGGTGAGCCGATGCGTACTGTGAATATTAAGGATGGTTATGCTATCCAGCTTGCCGTAAAGAAAGGGCTTCATATCGCTATCATTACCGGAGGGCGGACAGAAGCCGTACGTATCCGCTTTGAAGGCTTGGGAGTGAAGGATTTGTATATGGGCTCTGCCGTAAAGATACATGATTATCATGCGTTCCGTGATAAATATGGATTGTCTGACGATGAAATATTATATATGGGGGATGATGTGCCCGATATAGAAGTGATGCGTGAATGCGGTCTTCCCTGCTGCCCGAAAGATGCTGTTCCGGAAGTAAAATCCGTAGCAAAGTACATCTCTTATGCCGATGGCGGTCATGGCTGCGGACGTGATGTGGTGGAGCAAGTGCTGAAAGCTCATGGGCTGTGGATGGCACAGGATGCTTTTGGTTGGTAG